Proteins from one Juglans microcarpa x Juglans regia isolate MS1-56 chromosome 1S, Jm3101_v1.0, whole genome shotgun sequence genomic window:
- the LOC121246510 gene encoding probable WRKY transcription factor 19 — MHDLLQEMGKEIVRQESPKEAGKRSRLWFYEDVRHVLEENTGTNTIEAILLDFPKDDDDMQIRLHSEAFMNMKNLRLLFINWNIVQFSGGPPNYLPNKIRVPDWPEYPWSILPSNFHGNKLVEFQMPFSLIKELGVLKSKNLTVMNLSECQFLTKIYDLSSCRNLENLDLGDCENLVEVHDSVGFLDTLSSFLVSGCCKLRILLKRFKLRSLCFFNLYDCSSLKDFPKIECEMEFLHVLDFGGTSIRELPSSIENLTQLQELYAIDCKNLRHLPSSIFQLQSLRIVKVKDGIQCTRVE; from the exons ATGCATGACTTATTGCAAGAAATGGGTAAAGAAATTGTTCGACAAGAATCGCCTAAAGAAGCTGGCAAGCGTAGTAGATTGTGGTTTTATGAAGATGTTCGCCATGTATTAGAAGAAAATACAG GAACAAACACAATTGAAGCGATTTTGTTAGATTTTCCTAAAGACGATGATGACATGCAGATACGCTTGCATTCAGAGGCATTTATGAATATGAAGAATCTTCGATTATTGTTTATAAATTGGAATATTGTGCAATTTTCTGGAGGACCACCAAATTATCTTCCTAATAAGATAAGAGTGCCTGATTGGCCTGAATATCCTTGGTCAATTTTGCCTTCTAATTTTCATGGAAATAAGCTTGTTGAATTTCAAATGCCTTTTAGCCTCATTAAGGAGTTAGGCGTCCTAAAATCCAAG AACTTGACAGTTATGAATTTAAGTGAGTGTCaattcttaacaaaaatttatGATCTTTCAAGTTGCCGAAATTTAGAGAACTTGGATCTTGGAGATTGTGAGAACTTAGTTGAGGTCCATGATTCCGTTGGATTCCTTGATACGCTTTCGAGTTTTCTTGTTAGTGGATGTTGCAAGCTTAGGATTTTGTTGAAAAGATTCAAGTTGAGATCTctatgtttttttaatctttatgaTTGCTCGAGTCTTAAAGACTTTCCAAAGATTGAATGTGAAATGGAATTTTTACATGTGTTAGATTTTGGCGGCACTAGCATAAGAGAACTACCTTCATCAATTGAGAACCTTACTCAGCTTCAAGAATTATATGCTATAGACTGCAAAAACCTAAGGCATCTCCCATCTAGCATTTTTCAGTTGCAAAGTCTACGTATTGTCAAAGTCAAGGATGGTATACAATGCACTCGGGTTGAATAA